The region TGTGGTTGAGATAAAAGAAAAGAGCCGTAATATGATCGCTATTCTGGAAGCAATGGATGCTTCTGCCAGTGTATATCCCTGGCTGCAGGTAGAAAGAGAGAAATTTATGGGTACTTACCTTGATATTCCTCTTAGAGATCAAATACCTGTAAATATTGACGAAAGGCTGATTGTTGAGTATTACTCCAAGTAATAAGGAGATAGTAACATGACTTTACTTGAACCGTTACAGTTGCCCGAAAAAGTCGAAGTTGATCAGGATTCCTATACATCAACTTACGGCAAGTTTGAAATCGGTCCCTTGGAACCTGGCTTTGGTACAACCATTGCTAACACACTGAGAAGAGTTCTGCTTTCTGCAATTCAGGGTGCGGCTGTCAGATATGTCAAAATCGAAGGTCTGCATCATGAATTTACACCCATTCCTGGATGTGAATCTGATTTTATTGATCTTATTCTCAGACTCAAGAAACTGGTGGTGCAATCAGAGACTATTCAGGAGACCAAACTTGTTCTGGAACACAAGGGCATCGGCAAGATCACTGCTGCTGAAATCCAGGAAACTGCTGATATTACAATTATCAACAAAGATCTGGTGCTGGCAGAAATGACTGAAGATATGGAATTCCATATGGAAATCTGGGTTGGTATTGGTAGAGGATATGTTCCTTCTGATTTACAGAATGTGGAAGATTTTCCTACTGGTGTTATTCCCATTGATTCCATATATTCTCCCATAACCCGTGTGAACTACTCCATTGAGAAGCAGCGCGTGGGTCAGAGAATAGATTACGATAAGATCATCATGGAAATATATTCTGATGGCAGTATTGATTGCCGCGATGCTTTATATCTTTCTGCAAAGATCCTGCGTGACCTCTATGATAAACTGGTTCTTTTTGAAAAAGAACCTGAATATATTGAGGAAGTTCAGATGGATCCTGAGCTGGAAGAGTTGGAAAAAATATTCAATATGAATGTGAATGAACTGGAACTTTCGGTTCGCTGCAGTAATTGTCTGGCTGCTGCCAAGATCGATACTATCGGCGAATTGGTTTCCAAAAATGAAAATGAAATGCTTAAGTATCGTAACTTTGGAAAGAAATCACTGGAAGAGATCAATGCTCTCCTGGAAAAATATAACCTTGGTTTAGGTTATGATGTTGAAGGAAAATCCGAAGAAATTGCTGAAGCAAGAACAAAAGTTACAGTAAGATAGGGATATTAGTATGAGACATAAAGTAAAAGGTAGAAAATTTGGCAGAGAAACCGGACACAGAAATGCAATTATGCGTAATCTGGTTATCTCATTGGTTGAACATGGCAGGATCAATACTACATTGGCAAAAGCTAAGGAAATTAGATCTCTGGCAGAAAGAGTTATTACCTACGGTAAAAACGATACTGTTCATCACAGAAGACTGGCATATAAAGTTCTTGGTAATAGAACAATAGTCAAAAAGGTCTTTGATGAACTTGCACCAGGTTATATGGACCGTAATGGTGGATATCTGCGAATTATGAAAAACGGCTATCGCCGCGGTGATTGTGCACCAATGGCGGTTATCGAATTCGTTGAAAGAAGTGAAAAATCAGCCAAATCAGATAATATTAAGGCTGAAGACCTGGCTGAATAAATCAGCATTTATAGATCAAGGCTGCTCTTCGGGCAGCCTTTTTTTTTGGTAATTTTCTTAAGGTAATGGAGAGCTTATGGAAGCAATATTATATGACCAACTGGTTGAGCTTATTGAAAATGATGATTTTGTTGAACTGGGAACTATTCTGGGAAGATATCATCCTGCAGATGTAGCGGAATTTATTAATCAAATCCCCACAGAATATCATCACCGGGTTTTTTCGCTCCTCGATAATGAAATGGCTTCTGATGTCCTGGCAGAACTACATGATGAATACCGTACTGAAATTATCCAAAATATCAGACGCGATCGACTGATAAGTATTATCGATGAAATGGAAACAGATGAAGCTGCTGACCTTCTGGCAGAACTAACTGATACTGTCACAAAAACTGTGATGGCTGGAATGCAGGAAGATGACCGCAGCATATATCGTCAATTACTGGCATACTCTGAGGATTCTGCCGGTGGTATCATGCAGACCGAGATTCTTGCTGTCAGGCAGAATTTTAACCGCAATCAGGTGATTGAATACATCCGCAAAAATTATGAAGAAGTAGAGAATATCCACTTTGTTTACGTAATTGATATAGAGAACCATCTGGTGGGAGTTCTGGAAATAAGCAGGTTACTGCTGGCAGCTAATACAGCTCTGGTTTCAAAGATCATGGAACCAGCCACAATGGTTGCTGATGTAGATATGGATCAGGAAAAAGTGGCAAACCTCTTCCGCAAATATGATCTCATGGTTTTGCCGGTTGTTGATAAAGATAACCATCTGCTGGGCAGGATCACAGTTGATGATATCCTTGATGTTATCGAAGAAGAAGCCACAGAAGATGCCTACCGTCTGGTGGGTTTGAATGAAGAAGACCGCGTATTTACAAAACCTATAAACTCTGTTAAAAAAAGACTGCCCTGGCTCACTCTTAATCTATTCACAGCCCTACTTGTTTCTTCTGTCGTGGGTATATTTGAAGATACAATTGTCAAAATGAGTTTCCTGGCTGTTCTGATGCCAATTGTTGCCGGGCTCGGTGGTAATTCCGGTACTCAGACACTCACGGTGATCACTCGTGGTATTGCCCTGGGTGAGCTTACTATTCACAATACCTGGCAGGCGATCACTAAAGAAATTACAGTCGGTTTGATCAATGGAATTATTATTGGCTCTATTACCTGTATTATTGCCTATCTGGTGAAAGGTGATCCTCGCATTGGATTTGTACTCGCAGTTGCTATGGTCTGCAATATGTTTATTGCCGGACTGGTTGGTTCAATGATTCCAGTTATTTTAAAATCACTCAAGATTGATCCTGCACTTGCTTCCAGCGTGATCATCACCATGCTCACCGATATTGGTGGGTATGTAAGCTTCCTCGGTCTCGCCTCAATCCTCTTAGTCTAAATCATTTTTTATTATGGGTCATATAAGTCCTATAAGCCCTATAAGCCCTATATAAGTCCTATAAACCCTATAAACCCTATAATATAATCCTTTTAGATACTTTACCGTCAGTCAAGTCCCAAATGTTGGTGTAAATTCAATTTCCTTTCTCTTTCTTTATTTGATTGAGTTTACGCCTGATAAATATTTTGACTTATTAATTAGTACCTATGATATTCATTCATCCGGTAAAAAGGATACAGGCACTTTTGAGGAGCAACCTGCCAGAACAAAGAGCCGATCATTGCTGAAATACAGGTGATCCCGAATGAAGGAGCTTACCTGACGTTGGATGCTTATACCGTGATAATCTATGATAAAGAGGAAATAAGTCTGAAATACGTTTTTTAATTTGACAAAATAATAATTATATTGATAAATTGATTAATGTAATTTCAAAGGAATTTCTTAGAGATATTTAATTACATAGATTGAAATAAAAAAAATATGGATATTTCTGAGGATATAAGTGAAATACTTAAGTTAAGGGGGAAAATAAAAAATGAAAGATGAAGATATTCATTACGAAAAATGTCCAGCATGTGGAAGCAGTATAAGCGCTAATGAAAGTATTTGTCCAAATTGTGGTTTAACACTTTCAGTTGAAGCCTTACCAGAAGAATCGGAAGAAACAAAAACTTGTCCTGTATGTGGAAGAGAATATCCTGAAACAGTTATAAATTGTGATTGTGGCTATAATTTCGTAAAACACAGAGATAATATCGATGTTTCACCAGTTTGGAGGAGATTTGCTAATTTTGTTATCGATATTTCCTTTTGTGCAGTATTAAATCGTCTAATATTTATAAATTTAACATCTACGATATTTGAAAATTTACTTAGTTTCTTAAGCAGTATTTCATCACTTCTAATCGTTATTATTAATTTTATCATTTTTGGGCTATTAATTCCTTTCATTTATTACGTGTTGAGTGAGAGCCTGTTTCAAAAAACACTGGGAAAATTATTTTCAAGAACTAAGGTCATAATGATAAATGGATCAAAACCAAATTTATTGACAATAGTAATAAGAACACTTATTAGATTTGTTCCTTTTGAATATTTATCATTTGGATTTGGAATATGGTGGCATGATCAGTGGACTAAAACAAGAGTGGTTAAAGGATAATTTTTTTTTACCCATTAATTAATCAATACGATTAGTCCAGAGGACTAATTTATTTGTAGAAAAATTTGTACCCCCCCTACCCCCGACGGAGAAAATTATATTTTAAGTTACAAAAATACAACAATAATACAAATTTCAGGAGGATGTCAGATTGATTCTCTTAAATTGAGAGATTAGTATCGTGTTCTCGTCACAATTTACGCTTTAGTGCCAGTCAACTAATCTCGTTTGACCTATCTAAAAGCCTTCTGTCAGCTACTTTGTGGCAATATGGCAGGCTTAGAGGAGTGCAACTTTTATAAGACTTCCATAAATCCACTAAAGATCTACTGGGAGTGTATTTGGAAGGTAACGGGAAAGAACGGGGAGTGATTTTAGGTGTAGAGAGGAAGCGGAGGGTTTTTTTTGACTGGACGGTGAGAGATTGGTATGAAACTTGCTTAATATATAAAAGAAAGTAATTTATAAGAATTTGTTATAAAGGAGCATTGTATGAGAAAGAGTATTTTAATAGCTCTGATGCTGTCAATAGGAGTATTATTGTCAGGCAGTATGGGAGTTATACCAGTTTCTGGTGAAGTTACGGGGGTAACATTAACCGGAGAAAGTGACAACAATCTGGAACTTAGTGTAAACATCAGTGAGATCGATTTTTTTGATGTGAACACACAAGCGGGAGAATTTGTAAATTTATCAATTGCGGGATTTACCAGCACAAATGAAGTTGGTGAGCCAAAATTACCAAAAATTCGTAGAATATTCAGTGTGCCGTTAGGTGCAGAAGTAAGCGTGAGAATTAATGATTCTCAAATGGATCAATATCAACTGGGAGCTTATGGCATAAGCAATCAGATGATGCCGGCTCAACCACCGTTATCTAAGAGTGATACTGCTGCTGATGTGGAATTTATTTATGATCCGGTGATATATAGTCAGAATAGTTTTAATGAACTGGAACTGGCAAGTGTTGAAGAGCTGGGGATTTTACGTGGAATGCGTTTATTCGTTGTAAATATTAATCCGGTGCGTTATAATGCAGTCACAAATGAGATACTGGTATATAGCGCGATCGATCTGGATATTGAATTTAATGGTGGAGATGCAATAGCCACGTCAGAGCTTCGCAGTCGTACCTGGTCACCCGTATTTGAACCGATATATGCTCAGAAAGTGATCAATTATCACAGGCTGGAAACTAGAGATGACCTGACCCGTTATCCGATCAAGTATGTGATCGTCTCCGACCGGATGTTTGAAGATCAATTAGTAGAATTTATCGACTGGAAAACAACTCAGGGTTATGATGTGATAGTAGGTTATACAGATGATATAGGCAGCACAACTACATTGATCCATAATTATATAGCGGGATTATGGGATGAGGCGACACCAGAAGATCCAGCTCCCAGTTTTATATTATTCGTGGGTGATACTCAGCAGATACCAGCGTATAATGGCAGTGAGGGCAGTCATGTAACGGATTTGAATTATGTACGTTTGGAAGGCACAGATTTCATGCCGGAGATATATTATGGCAGATTCAGCGCGCAGAATACAGATCAGTTACAGCCTCAGATAGATAAGACACTTGAATATGAAATGTATGCTATGGAAGATCCGAGCTATTTGAATGAAGTAGTAATGATAGCTGGCATGGATGCCAGTCACGGCAGCACCTGGGGAAATGGACAGATCAATTATGGTACTACCTATTATTTTAATGAGGATCATAATCTAACTTCTCATACTTATCTGTATCCAGATTCGGGTAATAATGCAGCCAATATCGTACAGAACGTGTCTGATGGAGTATCATATATTAATTACACTGCACATGGCGGTTCGGATTCCTGGTCAAATCCGTCTTTTACGATGGCTGATATCAATAGTCTTGATAATGAAGGGCAATATTGTTTTGCAGTAGGAAATTGCTGTTTAACAAATAAATTTGAAGTAAGCACTTGTTTTGGAGAAGCCTGGCTGAGGGCAGAGAATAAGGGTGCAATAGGATATATCGGTGGGACTAATTCTACTTATTGGGATCAAGACTACTGGTGGGGTGTTGGAGCTGGTGACGTAGTGACAAATCCTACTTTTGAAGAAACTGGTGCTGGGGCTTATGATGGTATGTGGCACGAGCATGATGAGGAATTCAGCCAATGGTACACCGTGGGATTTGCCTATATAATGGCAGGAAATCTGGCAGTAGTTGAAGGTGGTAGTATGATGAACTATTACTGGGAGATTTATGCTTTAATGGGAGATCCATCCTTAAGTGTATTTTTCAGCGAAGCAGAAGAAATTTCTGCAGAATATCCAGAAGAATTACTTCTGGGACTTAATAGTATGGAAATAATTTGCGATCCCTATTCTTATGTGGCGTTAACCTATGATGGTGAGATCATGGGTGTGGGACTTGTAGATGATAGTGGTGTGATCAATCTGGAATATGAGCCATTTGATGAACCATGTATGGCAACTTTGACAATAACAGGTCAAAATCTTCAGCCACTGATAACACAGGTGCAGGTAATACCTAACGAGGGAGCATATCTGATACTTGATGCTTATGAGGTAATGAGTGGAGATGATGATGTGATCAATGGTGGAGAAAGTACTTCAGTATCACTGGATATTGAGAATCTGGGTATGGAAGATGCTGAGGAAACAGTGATGACCATAGGTTGTTTTGATGAATATATAACTCTGGAATCGACATCTTTGGAACTGGGACTTATTCCAGCACAGACCCTTGTGGAATTTGAGGAATTGATAAATTTTGAAGTAGCAGAAGATATTCCTTTTGGTCATCCGATCAGAATGGATCTACAATTTACAACCTCGAATGGAAGCTGGATGGAAGAATTAAATCTTAGTGCTTATGCACCTCCGGGCTTATGGATAGACCCGGCTATGATCGAAGCAGAAATTGACAGCACAGAGATATATACCACAACATTTGCAATCTCTAATTATTTAGATGACCCTGTTGCATATAGTATCCGGACCGAATCTGATGATAGAGGCAGAGACCTGACAGGTAGTTATATGGAATGCGATCACCATCATTTTGAACCAGGTGAGCAATATCAATGGATAGTGACAGCATATAATTTGAGCCCTGATGGCGAGTGGGTAACAGATGTAAGTGTTACTCTACCAGAAGGAGTATATGTAGAAAACACCGGACAGATGTTAGGCGGAAGTGGTGGAGCAATGGAGCCTGATATTACCAGTGGAGATGGAATAACTATCACCTGGCATGGAGCAACTCCATCTGGATATGGTTATCTTCATGAAGGTCAGTATGCTGAAGCAGTGATAGTGTTAACGGTTGATGATGCCTATACGGGATACATTGTGTGTGATTATGAGATAACTGGAGATAGTTATGGTGGCGATCCGCATGTGATCAATGGCAGCTTTGAATTATCATATCCCTTAAGCTGGATAAGTCTTGATAACACAGAGGGTGAATTGGAATATGGACAGACAGATTTTATCGAAGTGAGCCTTAATCCAGAAGGGATGGAAGCTGGGGTTTATGAATGTGAGATAGTGATCACAGATAGCCGTATCGAAACGCGGATACCGGTAACTATGGAAATAACAGCTCCCAGCGTTAATGACAATGGGATCACCGGAATTACTTTGTTACATGGAAATTATCCTAATCCATTTAATCCAGAAACCACGATAGCATATTCACTTAAACAGGCAGAAGCTGTAGTACTTGAGATATATAATATTAAGGGTCAGAAAGTTGCTATGTTAGTAAACAGTGAACAATCAGCAGGAGATCATAATGTAATATGGAAAGGCAAAGATGTCATGGGTAACGCAGTTGGTAGTGGCATTTATCTATATAGATTGCAAGCGGGAGATTATAGCTCTGCTGGCAAGATGATGCTGTTGAAATAAAATTTATTTATTGAGCCGGTGCATCAGTGCCGGCTCTTATTTCAGGGAGAAATATAATGAAGAATTTTTTTTTGATAATGATTTTTATAATTGTTAGTGTTTTACTTTCTGGTAGCGATTTCAGTTGGGATAATGAATTCAGTGATGGTTTGGACATATTAGAATCAGGAATGGATGGCATGGTGCTAACCTGGTCAACATCATCTTTCAGTTTGAATGAAATAGAGATAAATGGTAGAATAGTTCAGGAAATAGTATTTGGTGATGAATTTTTGCCTAATGATGCTGGTTGCCCTGATCTGCCAGGTATCAGCCAGATGATAGCAATTCCAGAAGGAGCAAGCGTTAAACTGGCTTATGAATATTTCAATGAAGAGATCATCAGAGGAGTGGAAATAGCTCCAGCACCAGTAATTCCCAAGGAAACAGAAGATGGGCTGGAATATTTCCGGGGTAAGTCATATCAGCGAGATGAGCTTTACCCTGCAGCAGTAAGCCAGATTTCAAATATTGATGAGATACGGGGAGTGGATTATGTAATGGTGGGGATCTCTCCTTTCCGTTATAATCCAGTGCAAAAGGAATTGCACGTTTATCGGGATATAAAGATCACACTAAATTTCCAGGGTGGGGAAAGCAGGTTTGGTGAAGACAGGCTGCGTAGCCGCTGGTGGGATCCTATACTAAAAGGAAATTTATTGAACTGGGAATTATTACCTGAGCTGGATTATTCTCAAATACAGACAAATCATAGAACCCCTGATTATGAATATCTGATAATTTGTCCTACTGGGGAGGCTTTTACTACCTGGGCGGATTCAATCAGGATATTCAGGACTCAGCAGGGAATCAGAACTGGTATAGTTACTCTGGCAGAGACTGGCAGCTCAAATAGTCAAATTGAGAATTACATAAATACGGCATATAACACCTGGGATATTCCACCTGTAGCAGTATTATTCCTCGGAGATTATGGGACAAATGCCACAAACTCGGTGAATAGTCCAACATATAATAATTATTGCATATCAGATAATCTATTTGCAGATGTGACAGGTAATAATCTTCCAGATCTTTCCACTGCTCGGATAACGGGTCGCACAGATGCAGAACTTGAGCTGATGATCCATAAATTTATAAATTATGAACGAAATCCACCCACGAATGCAGGCTTTTATCAGAATCCTGTTGTTGCTGGAGGTTGGCAGACAGAACGCTGGTTCATTCTTGCCACTGAA is a window of Candidatus Stygibacter australis DNA encoding:
- a CDS encoding 30S ribosomal protein S4 is translated as VVEIKEKSRNMIAILEAMDASASVYPWLQVEREKFMGTYLDIPLRDQIPVNIDERLIVEYYSK
- a CDS encoding DNA-directed RNA polymerase subunit alpha: MTLLEPLQLPEKVEVDQDSYTSTYGKFEIGPLEPGFGTTIANTLRRVLLSAIQGAAVRYVKIEGLHHEFTPIPGCESDFIDLILRLKKLVVQSETIQETKLVLEHKGIGKITAAEIQETADITIINKDLVLAEMTEDMEFHMEIWVGIGRGYVPSDLQNVEDFPTGVIPIDSIYSPITRVNYSIEKQRVGQRIDYDKIIMEIYSDGSIDCRDALYLSAKILRDLYDKLVLFEKEPEYIEEVQMDPELEELEKIFNMNVNELELSVRCSNCLAAAKIDTIGELVSKNENEMLKYRNFGKKSLEEINALLEKYNLGLGYDVEGKSEEIAEARTKVTVR
- the rplQ gene encoding 50S ribosomal protein L17, yielding MRHKVKGRKFGRETGHRNAIMRNLVISLVEHGRINTTLAKAKEIRSLAERVITYGKNDTVHHRRLAYKVLGNRTIVKKVFDELAPGYMDRNGGYLRIMKNGYRRGDCAPMAVIEFVERSEKSAKSDNIKAEDLAE
- the mgtE gene encoding magnesium transporter; the encoded protein is MEAILYDQLVELIENDDFVELGTILGRYHPADVAEFINQIPTEYHHRVFSLLDNEMASDVLAELHDEYRTEIIQNIRRDRLISIIDEMETDEAADLLAELTDTVTKTVMAGMQEDDRSIYRQLLAYSEDSAGGIMQTEILAVRQNFNRNQVIEYIRKNYEEVENIHFVYVIDIENHLVGVLEISRLLLAANTALVSKIMEPATMVADVDMDQEKVANLFRKYDLMVLPVVDKDNHLLGRITVDDILDVIEEEATEDAYRLVGLNEEDRVFTKPINSVKKRLPWLTLNLFTALLVSSVVGIFEDTIVKMSFLAVLMPIVAGLGGNSGTQTLTVITRGIALGELTIHNTWQAITKEITVGLINGIIIGSITCIIAYLVKGDPRIGFVLAVAMVCNMFIAGLVGSMIPVILKSLKIDPALASSVIITMLTDIGGYVSFLGLASILLV
- a CDS encoding RDD family protein; amino-acid sequence: MKDEDIHYEKCPACGSSISANESICPNCGLTLSVEALPEESEETKTCPVCGREYPETVINCDCGYNFVKHRDNIDVSPVWRRFANFVIDISFCAVLNRLIFINLTSTIFENLLSFLSSISSLLIVIINFIIFGLLIPFIYYVLSESLFQKTLGKLFSRTKVIMINGSKPNLLTIVIRTLIRFVPFEYLSFGFGIWWHDQWTKTRVVKG
- a CDS encoding C25 family cysteine peptidase — encoded protein: MRKSILIALMLSIGVLLSGSMGVIPVSGEVTGVTLTGESDNNLELSVNISEIDFFDVNTQAGEFVNLSIAGFTSTNEVGEPKLPKIRRIFSVPLGAEVSVRINDSQMDQYQLGAYGISNQMMPAQPPLSKSDTAADVEFIYDPVIYSQNSFNELELASVEELGILRGMRLFVVNINPVRYNAVTNEILVYSAIDLDIEFNGGDAIATSELRSRTWSPVFEPIYAQKVINYHRLETRDDLTRYPIKYVIVSDRMFEDQLVEFIDWKTTQGYDVIVGYTDDIGSTTTLIHNYIAGLWDEATPEDPAPSFILFVGDTQQIPAYNGSEGSHVTDLNYVRLEGTDFMPEIYYGRFSAQNTDQLQPQIDKTLEYEMYAMEDPSYLNEVVMIAGMDASHGSTWGNGQINYGTTYYFNEDHNLTSHTYLYPDSGNNAANIVQNVSDGVSYINYTAHGGSDSWSNPSFTMADINSLDNEGQYCFAVGNCCLTNKFEVSTCFGEAWLRAENKGAIGYIGGTNSTYWDQDYWWGVGAGDVVTNPTFEETGAGAYDGMWHEHDEEFSQWYTVGFAYIMAGNLAVVEGGSMMNYYWEIYALMGDPSLSVFFSEAEEISAEYPEELLLGLNSMEIICDPYSYVALTYDGEIMGVGLVDDSGVINLEYEPFDEPCMATLTITGQNLQPLITQVQVIPNEGAYLILDAYEVMSGDDDVINGGESTSVSLDIENLGMEDAEETVMTIGCFDEYITLESTSLELGLIPAQTLVEFEELINFEVAEDIPFGHPIRMDLQFTTSNGSWMEELNLSAYAPPGLWIDPAMIEAEIDSTEIYTTTFAISNYLDDPVAYSIRTESDDRGRDLTGSYMECDHHHFEPGEQYQWIVTAYNLSPDGEWVTDVSVTLPEGVYVENTGQMLGGSGGAMEPDITSGDGITITWHGATPSGYGYLHEGQYAEAVIVLTVDDAYTGYIVCDYEITGDSYGGDPHVINGSFELSYPLSWISLDNTEGELEYGQTDFIEVSLNPEGMEAGVYECEIVITDSRIETRIPVTMEITAPSVNDNGITGITLLHGNYPNPFNPETTIAYSLKQAEAVVLEIYNIKGQKVAMLVNSEQSAGDHNVIWKGKDVMGNAVGSGIYLYRLQAGDYSSAGKMMLLK
- a CDS encoding C25 family cysteine peptidase: MKNFFLIMIFIIVSVLLSGSDFSWDNEFSDGLDILESGMDGMVLTWSTSSFSLNEIEINGRIVQEIVFGDEFLPNDAGCPDLPGISQMIAIPEGASVKLAYEYFNEEIIRGVEIAPAPVIPKETEDGLEYFRGKSYQRDELYPAAVSQISNIDEIRGVDYVMVGISPFRYNPVQKELHVYRDIKITLNFQGGESRFGEDRLRSRWWDPILKGNLLNWELLPELDYSQIQTNHRTPDYEYLIICPTGEAFTTWADSIRIFRTQQGIRTGIVTLAETGSSNSQIENYINTAYNTWDIPPVAVLFLGDYGTNATNSVNSPTYNNYCISDNLFADVTGNNLPDLSTARITGRTDAELELMIHKFINYERNPPTNAGFYQNPVVAGGWQTERWFILATEVVRGFWSNVLDKSPVREYAIYSGTPGTVWSTATNTSTVVNYFGSNGLGYLGASPAVIPSWNANAASVNNDINNGCFMLQHRDHGGETGWGEPDYGNSDLGGLNNEDLAFVFSTNCLTGKFNWSSECFAEAFHRHAQGALGLIAASEISYSFVNDTYIWGTYDYMWPNFDPGH